The following coding sequences lie in one Paramormyrops kingsleyae isolate MSU_618 chromosome 15, PKINGS_0.4, whole genome shotgun sequence genomic window:
- the hmg20b gene encoding SWI/SNF-related matrix-associated actin-dependent regulator of chromatin subfamily E member 1-related isoform X1 — translation MSQSTKHQQTESSCSPNLNRGMLVMGGVKQEQSEAPLPRGTSSQDSAQEENILSLTVQPVKKRGWPKGKKRKKVLPNGPKAPVTGYVRFLNERREQIRALHPDLPFPEITKRLGAEWSRLAPLDKQRYLDEAEREKQQYARELREYQQSEAYQITSAKIQDKKVKREELPSVIINASSFGQTGMKGSDLSNRFDVPIFTEEFLDQNKAREAELRRLRKANVEFEEQNHMLQKHIADMYSAKERLEAELGQDELRTKALQRHLLAVKHTLVNSLAAVPLPGTGETPSLGTLDSYLSRMSSMLESSPNEHRALLAQLKEVLSHFDSEKL, via the exons ATGTCTCAAAGCACTAAACACCAGCAGACTGA ATCTTCCTGTAGCCCCAACTTGAATAGAGGGATGCTGGTCATGGGGGGAGTAAAACAGGAACAGAGTGAGGCCCCCCTTCCCCGTGGCACCAGCTCACAGGACTCAGCCCAAGAAGAG AATATTCTGTCCCTGACTGTTCAGCCAGTGAAAAAAAGAGGCTGGCCGAAAGGCAAGAAAAGGAAGAAGGTACTGCCTAATGGACCCAAGGCCCCTGTGACGGGCTACGTGCGCTTCCTCAATGAGCGGCGCGAGCAGATCCGTGCCCTGCATCCTGACCTGCCCTTCCCAGAAATAACCAAGAGGCTGGGTGCCGAGTGGAGCCGGCTAGCCCCGCTGGACAAACAG CGATACCTTGATGAAGCTGAACGGGAGAAACAGCAGTATGCAAGGGAACTCAGGGAATACCAGCAGAGTGAGGCTTATCAGATCACTAGCGCCAAGATCCAGGACAAAAAAGTCAAGAGAG AAGAACTTCCATCTGTGATTATCAATGCCAGTAGTTTTGGCCAAACTGGAATGAAG GGCTCAGACCTCTCCAACAGGTTCGATGTTCCCATCTTCACAGAAGAGTTCTTGGACCAGAATAAAG CACGGGAGGCTGAGCTGCGGCGCCTCCGCAAAGCCAACGTGGAGTTCGAGGAGCAGAACCACATGCTGCAGAAGCACATCGCAGACATGTACAGTGCCAAGGAGCGCCTGGAGGCCGAGCTGGGCCAGGACGAGCTGCGCACAAAGGCCCTGCAGCGCCACCTACTGGCCGTCAAGCACACCCTTGTCAACAGCCTGGCTGCGGTGCCCCTACCTG GTACTGGTGAGACTCCCTCACTGGGTACGCTGGACTCGTACCTGAGCCGGAtgagcagcatgctggagagcAGCCCCAACGAGCACCGTGCCCTGCTGGCCCAGCTCAAAGAGGTCTTGTCTCACTTTGATAG TGAGAAGCTCTGA
- the hmg20b gene encoding SWI/SNF-related matrix-associated actin-dependent regulator of chromatin subfamily E member 1-related isoform X2 produces MLVMGGVKQEQSEAPLPRGTSSQDSAQEENILSLTVQPVKKRGWPKGKKRKKVLPNGPKAPVTGYVRFLNERREQIRALHPDLPFPEITKRLGAEWSRLAPLDKQRYLDEAEREKQQYARELREYQQSEAYQITSAKIQDKKVKREELPSVIINASSFGQTGMKGSDLSNRFDVPIFTEEFLDQNKAREAELRRLRKANVEFEEQNHMLQKHIADMYSAKERLEAELGQDELRTKALQRHLLAVKHTLVNSLAAVPLPGTGETPSLGTLDSYLSRMSSMLESSPNEHRALLAQLKEVLSHFDSEKL; encoded by the exons ATGCTGGTCATGGGGGGAGTAAAACAGGAACAGAGTGAGGCCCCCCTTCCCCGTGGCACCAGCTCACAGGACTCAGCCCAAGAAGAG AATATTCTGTCCCTGACTGTTCAGCCAGTGAAAAAAAGAGGCTGGCCGAAAGGCAAGAAAAGGAAGAAGGTACTGCCTAATGGACCCAAGGCCCCTGTGACGGGCTACGTGCGCTTCCTCAATGAGCGGCGCGAGCAGATCCGTGCCCTGCATCCTGACCTGCCCTTCCCAGAAATAACCAAGAGGCTGGGTGCCGAGTGGAGCCGGCTAGCCCCGCTGGACAAACAG CGATACCTTGATGAAGCTGAACGGGAGAAACAGCAGTATGCAAGGGAACTCAGGGAATACCAGCAGAGTGAGGCTTATCAGATCACTAGCGCCAAGATCCAGGACAAAAAAGTCAAGAGAG AAGAACTTCCATCTGTGATTATCAATGCCAGTAGTTTTGGCCAAACTGGAATGAAG GGCTCAGACCTCTCCAACAGGTTCGATGTTCCCATCTTCACAGAAGAGTTCTTGGACCAGAATAAAG CACGGGAGGCTGAGCTGCGGCGCCTCCGCAAAGCCAACGTGGAGTTCGAGGAGCAGAACCACATGCTGCAGAAGCACATCGCAGACATGTACAGTGCCAAGGAGCGCCTGGAGGCCGAGCTGGGCCAGGACGAGCTGCGCACAAAGGCCCTGCAGCGCCACCTACTGGCCGTCAAGCACACCCTTGTCAACAGCCTGGCTGCGGTGCCCCTACCTG GTACTGGTGAGACTCCCTCACTGGGTACGCTGGACTCGTACCTGAGCCGGAtgagcagcatgctggagagcAGCCCCAACGAGCACCGTGCCCTGCTGGCCCAGCTCAAAGAGGTCTTGTCTCACTTTGATAG TGAGAAGCTCTGA